In Streptantibioticus cattleyicolor NRRL 8057 = DSM 46488, a genomic segment contains:
- a CDS encoding carbohydrate ABC transporter permease, translating to MTDVLTSPSSTCAAPAAKTPPAVRRKAVLHWTAVHALGVAAALFFVLPFVFVLLTSLMSDNQALTRSLWPHPFVWHNYVSVFSTPGFLTWWRNSLVYAVCGTLLTVVSSIPVAYALAKFRFRGRHLSLMLVVATMMLPPQVVVVPMYLFWANQLHLSGTLWPLIIPMAFGDAFTIFLLRQFLVTIPDEYTDAARVDGCGELRTLLRVVLPMAKPAVAAVALFQFFYCWNDYFGPQIYASENPAAWTLSYGLESFKGAHQTSWNLTMAATMLVMAPVIIVFFFAQKAFVEGVTLTGVKG from the coding sequence ATGACCGACGTCCTCACCTCCCCCTCGTCCACCTGTGCGGCGCCCGCCGCGAAGACCCCGCCGGCGGTGCGCCGGAAAGCGGTGCTGCACTGGACAGCGGTGCACGCGCTCGGCGTGGCGGCGGCGCTCTTCTTCGTGCTGCCGTTCGTCTTCGTGCTGCTGACCTCGTTGATGAGCGACAACCAGGCGCTCACCCGCAGCCTGTGGCCGCACCCGTTCGTCTGGCACAACTACGTCAGCGTCTTTTCCACCCCGGGGTTCCTCACCTGGTGGCGCAACAGCCTGGTGTACGCGGTGTGCGGCACGCTGCTCACCGTGGTCTCCAGCATTCCGGTGGCGTACGCGCTGGCGAAATTCCGGTTCCGCGGCCGGCATCTGTCGCTGATGCTGGTGGTGGCCACCATGATGCTGCCGCCGCAGGTGGTCGTGGTGCCGATGTACCTGTTCTGGGCGAATCAGCTCCACCTGTCCGGGACGCTGTGGCCGCTGATCATCCCGATGGCGTTCGGCGACGCGTTCACCATCTTCCTGCTGCGGCAGTTCCTGGTCACCATTCCGGACGAATACACCGACGCCGCCCGGGTGGACGGCTGCGGGGAACTGCGCACGCTGCTGCGGGTCGTGCTGCCGATGGCGAAACCGGCGGTGGCGGCGGTGGCCCTGTTCCAGTTCTTCTACTGCTGGAACGACTATTTCGGTCCGCAGATCTACGCCAGTGAGAACCCGGCCGCCTGGACGCTCAGTTACGGCCTGGAATCCTTCAAGGGGGCCCACCAGACGAGCTGGAACCTGACCATGGCGGCCACGATGCTGGTCATGGCACCGGTGATCATTGTGTTCTTCTTCGCCCAGAAGGCGTTCGTCGAAGGCGTGACGCTGACAGGAGTCAAAGGCTGA
- a CDS encoding N-acetylglucosamine kinase translates to MGLTSAASVPGGVLAIDAGNSKTDVAVVAADGTVLGTARGGGFQPPVVGTEEAVAGLVPLVAEAARQAGAAPGAAPLASYVSACLANADFPVEEERLQAALHAHGWGERTHVANDTFAILRAGVDEPRGVAVVCGAGINCAGLLPDGRTARFPAIGRISGDWGGGGFLAEEALWHAARAEDGRGEPSALATALPAHFGLGSMAELIEALHLGPVPADRKHELAPVLFRVAAAGDAVATRIVERQAAEVAVMAEVTLDRLGLLDEEAVVVLGGGVLAARHPQLMDALHRRLSVTAPKAVTRVVTAPPVLGAALLGLDQLAAPPAAHARVRAHYAADAPARTEGGPSRAPAS, encoded by the coding sequence GTGGGCCTGACCTCTGCGGCGTCCGTGCCCGGTGGCGTGCTCGCCATCGACGCGGGCAACAGCAAGACCGACGTGGCGGTGGTCGCCGCCGACGGGACCGTCCTGGGGACGGCCCGCGGCGGGGGCTTCCAGCCGCCCGTCGTCGGCACCGAGGAGGCCGTGGCGGGGCTGGTGCCGCTGGTCGCCGAGGCCGCCCGGCAGGCCGGCGCGGCCCCCGGCGCCGCCCCGCTGGCCTCGTACGTCTCCGCCTGCCTGGCCAACGCGGATTTCCCCGTGGAGGAGGAACGGCTCCAGGCCGCGCTGCACGCCCACGGCTGGGGGGAGCGCACGCACGTGGCCAACGACACCTTCGCGATCCTGCGCGCCGGGGTGGACGAGCCGCGCGGGGTGGCGGTGGTCTGCGGCGCCGGGATCAACTGCGCCGGGCTGCTGCCGGACGGGCGCACCGCGCGTTTCCCGGCGATAGGGCGGATCTCCGGCGACTGGGGCGGCGGCGGCTTCCTCGCCGAGGAGGCGCTGTGGCACGCGGCCCGGGCCGAGGACGGCCGGGGTGAGCCCAGCGCCCTGGCGACCGCGCTCCCGGCGCACTTCGGCCTCGGTTCGATGGCCGAGCTGATCGAGGCGCTGCACCTGGGCCCGGTGCCCGCGGACCGCAAGCACGAACTGGCCCCGGTGCTCTTCCGGGTGGCCGCCGCCGGGGACGCGGTGGCCACCCGGATCGTGGAGCGCCAGGCGGCCGAGGTCGCGGTGATGGCCGAGGTGACGCTGGACCGGCTCGGGCTGCTCGACGAGGAGGCGGTGGTCGTCCTCGGCGGCGGTGTGCTCGCCGCCCGCCACCCCCAGCTGATGGACGCCCTCCACCGCCGTCTGTCGGTCACCGCCCCCAAGGCCGTCACCCGTGTCGTCACCGCCCCGCCCGTCCTGGGCGCCGCCCTGCTCGGCCTGGACCAGCTGGCCGCCCCGCCCGCCGCCCACGCCCGCGTACGGGCCCACTACGCGGCGGACGCCCCGGCCCGGACGGAAGGGGGCCCGTCGAGGGCACCGGCGTCCTGA
- a CDS encoding 6-phospho-beta-glucosidase, with protein MKLAVVGGASTYTPELIDGFARLREVLPLAELVLVDPAAERLEVIGALARRIFARQGHPATVTCTSDLEAGAADADAVLLQLRVGGQAARQRDETWPLECGCVGQETTGAGGLAKALRTVPVVLDIAERVRRVAPRAWIVDFTNPVGIVTRALLQAGHRAVGLCNVAIGFQRKFAALLDVDPGRLHLEHVGLNHLTWERAVRLDDPEGTDLLPALLAEHGAAVAEDVRLPRDLLDRLGTVPSYYLRYYYAHDEVVRELRTKPSRAAEVAALEAELLRLYADPALDEKPEQLAGRGGAFYSEAAVALVSALLGDTGEVQVVNARNDGTLPFLPDDAVIEVPARVTASGVAPLPVAPLEPLYAGLVAAVTGYEHLALEAALRGGRDRVFAALLAHPLVGQYEHAEQLTDRLVAHNREHLAWA; from the coding sequence GTGAAGCTGGCGGTGGTCGGCGGGGCGTCGACCTACACCCCCGAACTGATCGACGGTTTCGCCCGGTTGCGGGAGGTGCTGCCGCTGGCCGAGCTGGTGCTGGTCGACCCGGCGGCCGAACGCCTGGAGGTGATCGGCGCGCTGGCCCGCCGCATCTTCGCCCGGCAGGGCCACCCGGCCACCGTGACCTGCACCTCCGACCTGGAGGCGGGCGCGGCCGACGCCGACGCGGTCCTGCTCCAACTGCGCGTCGGCGGCCAGGCGGCCCGGCAGCGGGACGAGACGTGGCCGCTGGAGTGCGGCTGCGTCGGCCAGGAGACCACCGGCGCGGGCGGCCTGGCCAAGGCGCTGCGCACCGTCCCGGTGGTGCTCGACATCGCCGAGCGGGTCCGCCGGGTGGCGCCGCGGGCGTGGATCGTGGACTTCACCAACCCGGTCGGCATCGTCACCCGCGCCCTGCTCCAGGCCGGCCACCGGGCGGTCGGGCTGTGCAACGTGGCCATCGGCTTCCAGCGCAAGTTCGCCGCGCTGCTCGACGTCGACCCGGGCCGCCTCCACCTGGAACACGTCGGCCTCAACCACCTCACCTGGGAGCGGGCGGTACGGCTGGACGACCCCGAAGGCACCGACCTGCTCCCCGCTCTGCTGGCCGAGCACGGCGCGGCCGTCGCCGAGGACGTCCGCCTCCCGCGTGACCTGCTCGACCGGCTCGGCACGGTCCCCTCGTACTACCTGCGCTACTACTACGCCCACGACGAGGTGGTGCGGGAGCTGCGCACCAAGCCGTCGCGGGCCGCCGAAGTGGCCGCCCTGGAGGCCGAGTTGCTGCGGCTGTACGCCGATCCGGCGCTGGACGAGAAGCCCGAGCAGCTCGCCGGGCGCGGCGGCGCCTTCTACTCCGAGGCGGCCGTGGCGCTCGTCTCCGCGCTGCTCGGCGACACCGGTGAAGTGCAGGTGGTCAACGCCCGCAACGACGGCACGCTGCCCTTCCTGCCCGACGACGCGGTGATCGAGGTGCCGGCCAGGGTGACCGCCTCCGGGGTGGCCCCGCTGCCGGTGGCCCCGCTGGAGCCGCTGTACGCCGGGCTGGTGGCGGCGGTCACCGGGTACGAGCACCTGGCGTTGGAGGCGGCGCTGCGCGGCGGCCGGGACCGGGTGTTCGCGGCGCTGCTGGCGCATCCGCTGGTGGGCCAGTACGAACACGCCGAGCAGCTCACCGACCGGCTGGTCGCGCACAACCGGGAGCACCTGGCGTGGGCCTGA